ATTTAATAGTTTTAAGTAACGATAAGATTTAATGTGATGGTTATTGATTTACCGAAATGATAATTTACCTGTTTAAAGAATTTTTAACGTGAAGACTTATGAACGATCTTCTGGAAGTCCGTTGGCATGGTCGCGGAGGACAAGGTGTTGTAACATCTGCACAGTTAACTGTTGAAGCGGCAGTGAGAGATGGTAAGTATGCTGTGGCTATTCCCTTTTTCGGAGCAGAGCGTAGAGGAGCGCCAGTAGTTGCTTATAATAGGATATCCCATAAGCCTATAAGAACTAGATGCGCCATTAAACATCCTGACATAATCGTGATCTTGGATCATTCTTTACTTAGGATAATAGATGTTACTCGAGGCCTTAAAAAAGATGGATTAATAGTTTTAAATGGCGAGCCAGATGAGGAAATTTTAAGAAAAAGCTTTAAAGTTGCATATGTTAATGCTACTGACATAGCCTTAAAGAATAATCTTACTCTTGCCGGTATAGCTTTGGTTAATATGCCGATGCTAGGAGCTTTTGTAAAAGCGTCTGGAATAATCTCGATTGATTCTGTAATAACAGTTGTTAAAGAAAAGTGGCGTGGAGAGTTAGGTGAGAGAAACGTAAAAGGCGTGTTGGAAGCTTATGAAAATACGACCATTGTGGGGATGTAGATGAAGAAGGTAAAGTTTATTGCGCCTGTAGCAGTGCCTACGATCGGTGCATCTGGTAAAACTGGAAATTGGAGAGTTATGAAACCAATCATAGACTACGATAAATGTATTAAGTGTATGCAGTGTTGGATGTACTGCCCCGAGGGAGCTATAACAGTCGAGAATGATATGCCGAAAATTGACTATGTTTACTGTAAAGGTTGTGGAATCTGTGCTAATGAATGTCCTGTAAAAGCGATAAATATGGAAAAGGAGGTGTGACGAGATGGTTGTAAAGGTTTTAACGGGAAATCATGCAGCTGCATATGGCGCGAAGCTTGCAAAGGTAAATTTCATCTCTGCTTATCCTATTACACCACAAACCTCCATCATTGAGAAGCTTGCCGAATTTGTTGATAGCGGAGATCTTAATGCTAAATTTGTTAGAGTTGAATCCGAACATAGTGCCATGGCGGCGGTGATAGGGGCAGCGGCTGTAGGAGCTAGAGCTTTCACAGCAACATCAGCTCAAGGACTTTTCTACATGTATGAAATGATTTGGTGGGCGGCAGGCGCTAGATTACCAATTGTTATGGGCGTTGTTACGAGGGCGATAGCGCCTCCATGGAGTATATGGACTGATCACGCGGATTTTCTAGCTTTAAGAGATAGTGGTTGGATATTACTTTTTGCACGAGATGCTCAGGAAGTTTTAGATACCGTAATTCAGGCCTATAGGATAGCTGAGGACGAGGAAGTTATGCTTCCTGTAGCTGTGGGTTGGGATGCATTTATAGCATCTCATACTGCGGAGTCGGTTGATATTCCAAGTCAGGAAGTAATCGATGAATACTTACCAGCTAAAAAGGAATTTGCACACATGCTGGATGTAGAGCATCCTTTCTCACTTGGAAATCTAGCTTTTCCAGATAATTATATGGAATTTCGCTGGTTAATAGATAAATCCATGAATGCTGCGCGGGAAGTTATATTGAAAGCTGATAAAGAATATGGAAATATTGTTGGAAGAAGTTATGGTGGATTAGTGGAAGAGTATAAGTGTGCGGATGCCGATGTGGTCGTTTTCATGATGGGTGCGGCTAGTGGTGACGGAATGGATGCTGTTGACGAATTAAGGGATGAAGGCTATAACGTTGGTTTATGTCGTATAAGAGCAGTTCGTCCATTCCCGATAGAAGAGGTCAGGAAGATATCTCAGAGAGTAAAAGCTGGCGTTGTAATAGATAGAGATGTATCATTCGGATTCGGTGGTATTCTTGCGGGCGAGATAAAAGCTGCATTGTATAATACTGATAAAAAACCGCCAATTTTCAATATAATAGCCGGTTTAGGTGGACGAGATATAGATGTTAGAATCGTTAAACAAGCTGTGATAAATGCTTATCGATTCTTTGAAGAATGTAAAGAGCCTAAGGAATTAGAGTGGATGGGTTTAAGACAAGAGGTGTTAATTTATGAGTAAACTAGTTGAACTTTTCTCTAAGGAAGAATACATTTTAAAAGGCAATGCCTCTTGTCCGGGCTGTGGAGCAGCATTATTACTTAGATACGTCTTGAAGGCGTTGGGAAAAAAGACGATTTTAGTAATTCCGGCATGTTGTACATCTGTTATTGCAGGTCCCTATCCAAAGACCTGTTTTAATATCCCAGTTATGCATATAGCGTTCGCGGCTAGTGCAGCTACGGCATCTGGAATAGCAGAGGCTTTGGAGATTGTAAATAAGAAAGATGTAAATGTAGTCGTATGGGCTGGGGATGGAGGAACGGTTGATATTGGTCTTCAAGGATTGTCTGGTGCTGCGGAGAGAGGACATAACATGTTCTATATCTGTTATGATAACGAAGCCTATATGAACACGGGAATTCAAAGATCCGGATCCACACCCATCGGCGCGTGGACTACGACAACACCGGGAGGAAATACTACTCCTAAAAAGGACCTGCCTTCGA
This genomic stretch from Thermoproteales archaeon harbors:
- a CDS encoding 4Fe-4S binding protein, with the protein product MKKVKFIAPVAVPTIGASGKTGNWRVMKPIIDYDKCIKCMQCWMYCPEGAITVENDMPKIDYVYCKGCGICANECPVKAINMEKEV
- a CDS encoding 2-oxoacid:acceptor oxidoreductase family protein codes for the protein MNDLLEVRWHGRGGQGVVTSAQLTVEAAVRDGKYAVAIPFFGAERRGAPVVAYNRISHKPIRTRCAIKHPDIIVILDHSLLRIIDVTRGLKKDGLIVLNGEPDEEILRKSFKVAYVNATDIALKNNLTLAGIALVNMPMLGAFVKASGIISIDSVITVVKEKWRGELGERNVKGVLEAYENTTIVGM
- a CDS encoding pyruvate ferredoxin oxidoreductase — its product is MVVKVLTGNHAAAYGAKLAKVNFISAYPITPQTSIIEKLAEFVDSGDLNAKFVRVESEHSAMAAVIGAAAVGARAFTATSAQGLFYMYEMIWWAAGARLPIVMGVVTRAIAPPWSIWTDHADFLALRDSGWILLFARDAQEVLDTVIQAYRIAEDEEVMLPVAVGWDAFIASHTAESVDIPSQEVIDEYLPAKKEFAHMLDVEHPFSLGNLAFPDNYMEFRWLIDKSMNAAREVILKADKEYGNIVGRSYGGLVEEYKCADADVVVFMMGAASGDGMDAVDELRDEGYNVGLCRIRAVRPFPIEEVRKISQRVKAGVVIDRDVSFGFGGILAGEIKAALYNTDKKPPIFNIIAGLGGRDIDVRIVKQAVINAYRFFEECKEPKELEWMGLRQEVLIYE